In the Pieris napi chromosome 19, ilPieNapi1.2, whole genome shotgun sequence genome, one interval contains:
- the LOC125059416 gene encoding uncharacterized protein LOC125059416 isoform X1, with product MYFQYTLGAIFIVFILCVHCDNAGINNEILEIYVPSAPQNLTANRVISDEIHLSWAPPSEYTVHILDSTVDRTTKHDELQVIPRTQADAPIEEPQPEKLKDYAYTLYNNDRLKYNDDFASDDYRNKRDIRSHRHRKRRQDNVTHEKIEVETHQAFELPIEVVKKSPPAKIDITQIAYVLYYEEGVAIRKGSSDSIFVAGVPTSDEIKRRNVFRSDLGMEDYLNATKNLTLLNTSGVPTKVVGFRLKNLKAFTPYKIWVRAFYNFQLTGVKSQDLLQRLGPQSTPLYVLSDVNPPSAPIILNLTCDLPNGILYLQWRQPLEYNNSLDLYVVTLRKLPEQQPRTRLKLPTNKDDIETTISVNVQLWNVTQYEVKIYAVTLSVARPDTFINGTESPPEQVSSEWCTAHSEAMSPEVGKAMRGANASVALLAAALMTVLAAGTAGVLYWRCRTRLSKCISAAYNYLEEGGERAARAPLNTYKKPVSRSSPPTGNNTGTGITAESVCGRPPRMAGAHCPLVRAQHFPSHVASLHADGDIGFSKEYEIVVAKSAALGHTSHHSYRPENRLKNRYLNITAYDHSRVCVSAGGRCGAAGCVGAGRGAVCDYVNANFIDGILPQLDEDTIRRIERRLERRNRPTRQPSVKASKPPPNLAEGIESAFLNIEFSGIVESDDQRDSDSETSDDEEQLDDVFVNINGAIRQIKLEWVVWKRRYIATQGPTPATLDAFWRMIWQHKVRTLVMITNLVERGRRKCDMYWPSGGRGSSAEFGGVHVTLLYEDVRAAYTIRHLRATPVVTEPGTEDSPDRQRHIVQYHYTVWPDHGTPRHPLAVLPFVKAAADPHTVLVHCSAGVGRTGTYIVIDAQLNQLKLTGTLSPLGFLCRARTQRNHLVQTEEQYVFVHDALLEYVRSGDTEVEFSKAREYLIKLLEPISDEELAVMDLNSTKTKSVHDLTVENDVTSVKSNSENKTEILENGSEMSLKTDEISEPSKSSDGQEKEVLVNGDESEGVYDLAPRSTDTYSKKMAAYNSMSDEEKEEIRRANRVENYALLERMRSLSNRQPTYRGPPPVNLLEKQYQLITRSCVEPSVCARAAHNAEKNRPGGFLPSDSARVMLVPKPGVEGSDYVNASWVCGRRRMREYAVAQHPGLGGELWRLLWDHTGQLVLMLPDENSSDCEVFWPTEDDRELFIANFRASFVSKETYVAHRRTEKKAETPSEPEINGYRRQEGSECADDERLIPENSPIQDGEHRYDRAELRLDSLNGSRDLSARKSIANGDLFSSLAEKKNGPKSPRSPSKMSLKNFKLSSPTKFKFPEWGARAGSPPDEAPPPPPIQPSLTVQEEMELHRPLYYFERTENTSHVPSDRVIEVTNVSVHSLQDDYQLSVKFIKCCGWLSGDTTDYSVNAPDDNEHVRGVRETSGSEREGALDRLIAPYKDSFGLIEFVAGCQMEYKNGPVIVVDKFGGWRALSFCALSAAGGGARNPNIHEPGAEHATPCSSADLYCACALQAHARCVHHHTYTSTSSPLPPSALLACYCALAAYTPGLHDRNS from the exons ttcCGTCCGCTCCGCAAAACCTCACAGCGAATAGAGTTATATCAGACGAAATACATCTGTCATGGGCCCCGCCATCCGAATACACAGTACACATTTTGGATTCCACCGTAGATCGAACCACAAAACACGACGAGTTGCAAGTCATACCCAGAACTCAGGCCGATGCCCCAATAGAAGAGCCGCAACCAGAAAAACTCAAAGACTATGCGTACACACTATACAACAACGACAGGCTCAAATACAACGATGACTTCGCATCAGACGACTATAGAAATAAGAGAGACATAAGATCACACAGACACAGAAAACGAAGGCAGGATAACGTAACTCATGAGAAAATTGAGGTTGAAACTCACCAAGCTTTTGAATTACCAATCGAAGTTGTCAAGAAGTCACCTCCGGCTAAAATTGATATAACTCAAATAGCGTACGTCCTGTATTACGAAGAAGGTGTCGCTATTCGGAAAGGGTCCAGCGATTCAATATTCGTAGCTGGTGTTCCGACGTCGGACGAGATTAAACGACGGAATGTGTTTAGAAGCGATCTTGGTATGGAGGATTATTTAAATGCGACGAAGAATCTTACGCTGTTGAATACGTCCGGTGTTCCCACTAAAGTTGTTGGGTTTCGATTGAAGAATTTGA AGGCCTTCACTCCATACAAGATATGGGTCCGTGCGTTCTACAACTTCCAACTGACTGGAGTCAAGTCTCAAGATCTCCTTCAACGCTTGGGTCCCCAGTCGACTCCGCTGTATGTCCTATCTGATGTGAATCCACCCTCAGCGCCCATTATACTAAATCTTACGTGTGATTTACCAAATG GCATACTTTACCTCCAATGGCGTCAACCCCTGGAGTACAATAACTCCCTGGATCTGTATGTGGTGACCCTCAGGAAGTTACCCGAGCAACAGCCTCGCACGAGACTCAAGTTACCCACCAACAAGGATGATATTGAGACCACGATCAGTGTT AATGTGCAGCTATGGAACGTAACACAGTACGAAGTGAAGATCTACGCGGTGACGCTGTCAGTCGCGCGTCCGGACACTTTCATCAATGGCACTGAATCACCGCCAGAg CAAGTATCGAGTGAGTGGTGTACTGCCCATTCTGAAGCCATGTCTCCCGAGGTGGGAAAGGCTATGCGCGGGGCTAATGCGTCCGTGGCACTACTCGCAGCCGCCCTCATGACAGTGTTAGCTGCCGGTACTGCTGGCGTGCTTTATTGGAG ATGCAGAACTCGTCTCAGCAAATGCATAAGTGCTGCTTACAATTACTTGGAGGAAGGGGGCGAAAGGGCAGCTCGGGCCCCACTCAATACTTATAAGAAACCAG tATCCCGTTCGTCCCCTCCAACAGGGAACAATACGGGCACCGGGATCACGGCAGAGAGCGTATGCGGACGTCCGCCTCGAATGGCGGGCGCACATTGTCCCTTAGTACGTGCACAGCATTTTCCCAGTCATGTGGCCTCGTTACATGCCGATGGAGATATCGGGTTTAG tAAAGAGTATGAGATCGTGGTAGCTAAATCCGCGGCTTTAGGCCACACTAGTCATCACAGCTACAGACCAGAAAACAGACtcaaaaatagatatttgAACATCACAGCCT ACGACCATTCGCGCGTATGCGTGTCGGCCGGCGGGCGTTGTGGGGCGGCGGGGTGCGTGGGCGCAGGTCGCGGAGCTGTTTGCGATTACGTCAACGCCAACTTCATCGATGGGATATTGCCTCAATTGGACGAAGACACAATAAGGCGGATCGAACGACGTCTGGAGAGGCGGAATAGACCTACCAG ACAACCATCAGTAAAAGCGTCAAAACCACCACCGAACCTGGCTGAGGGAATCGAGTCTGCCTTCCTAAATATTGAGTTCTCGGGCATTGTGGAGTCTGACGATCAAAGGGACTCTGACTCGGAGACCAGCGATGACGAAGAACAACTGGAtgatgtttttgttaatatta ATGGCGCGATACGACAAATAAAGCTGGAGTGGGTCGTCTGGAAGCGGCGCTACATCGCCACTCAAGGGCCGACTCCGGCCACTCTGGATGCCTTTTGGAGGATGATATGGCAGCACAAAGTCAGAACTCTGGTTATGATTACGAATCTCGTAGAGAGGGGCAGG cGAAAATGCGATATGTACTGGCCATCCGGGGGTCGGGGAAGTTCAGCAGAGTTTGGAGGAGTGCACGTTACGCTCCTGTATGAGGACGTACGCGCAGCGTATACTATACGGCATTTACGAGCAACGCCCGTG GTGACCGAGCCGGGAACGGAAGACAGTCCGGACAGACAGAGACACATAGTGCAGTACCATTACACGGTGTGGCCAGACCACGGTACGCCCAGACACCCGCTGGCCGTTTTGCCATTTGTTAAGGCCGCCGCAGATCCGCACACGGTGCTAGTCCATTGCAG CGCGGGCGTGGGCCGAACGGGCACGTACATAGTGATAGACGCACAATTGAACCAATTGAAGCTAACGGGAACTCTGTCCCCGCTGGGCTTCCTCTGCCGCGCACGCACACAACGAAACCATCTCGTACAAACGGAAGAGCAGTACGTATTCGTACACGACGCGCTCCTGGAGTACGTCCGGTCCGGCGACACCGAAGTCGAATTCTCGAAAGCCAGGGAATATCTCATCAAACTCCTGGAACCCATATCGGACGAGGAACTGGCGGTCATGGATCTAAATTCTACTAAAACCAAGAGCGTTCACGATTTGACCGTCGAAAACGACGTCACCAGCGTCAAATCGAATAGTGAAAATAAGACAGAAATTCTAGAGAATGGCAGCGAAATGTCTTTGAAAACTGACGAAATCAGCGAGCCGAGTAAATCGTCAGATGGCCAGGAGAAGGAGGTGCTGGTGAACGGGGACGAGAGCGAGGGAGTGTACGACTTGGCTCCGCGATCCACGGACACGTATAGTAAGAAAATGGCGGCTTACAATAGTATGAGTGACGAAGAGAAAGAGGAAATTAGGAG GGCGAATCGAGTGGAAAACTATGCACTGTTGGAACGAATGCGGTCGTTATCAAACCGGCAACCGACGTACCGAGGCCCACCTCCTGTCAATTTGTTGGAGAAACAGTATCAG CTTATAACCCGATCTTGTGTGGAACCAAGTGTATGCGCACGCGCAGCTCACAACGCTGAGAAGAATAGACCCGGTGGCTTTCTTCCTTCGGATTCGGCTAGAGTTATGCTCGTGCCCAAACCTGGGGTTgaag GCAGTGACTACGTGAATGCGTCGTGGGTTTGCGGCAGACGACGCATGCGGGAGTACGCAGTCGCCCAACATCCCGGGCTCGGCGGAGAGCTCTGGCGGCTTCTGTGGGACCACACCGGGCAGCTGGTGTTGATGCTGCCGGATGAAAATTCCTCG GACTGCGAAGTATTTTGGCCAACTGAAGATGATCGAGAATTGTTCATTGCTAACTTCCGAGCCAGTTTTGTGTCCAAGGAGACGTATGTGGCGCATCGACGAACAGAGAAAAAGGCAGAAACGCCGTCGGAACCGGAGATCAATGGATACCGGAGGCAAGAAGGGTCGGAATGCGCCGACGACGAACGATTAATCCCGGAGAATTCACCGATACAAGATGGAGAACACCGCTACGACAGAGCCGAATTACGCCTCGACTCGCTCAACGGAAGCAGAGATCTATCCGCAAGAAAGTCGATAGCCAATGGAGATCTGTTCTCGTCATTAGCGGAAAAGAAAAACGGCCCTAAATCCCCTCGCAGCCCTTCCAAAATGTCCCTAAAGAACTTCAAGTTGAGCTCCCCGACGAAGTTCAAGTTTCCCGAATGGGGGGCGAGAGCCGGCTCTCCGCCCGACGAAGCCCCTCCTCCTCCTCCGATTCAGCCTTCCCTCACGGTGCAGGAGGAGATGGAACTCCACAGGCCGCTTTACTACTTCGAAAGAACGGAAAACACCAGTCACGTGCCATCGGACAGAGTGATAGAAGTGACTAACGTTAGTGTGCACTCGTTGCAGGACGATTATCAACTAAGTGTGAAGTTTATTAAGTGTTGTGGTTGGTTAAGCGGGGATACGACGGACTACAGTGTTAACGCCCCGGACGATAACGAACACGTGCGCGGAGTGAGAGAGACGAGCGGGAGCGAAAGGGAGGGAGCGTTGGATAGGTTGATAGCGCCTTACAAGGATTCCTTCGGGTTGATTGAATTCGTTGCCGGATGCCAGATGGAGTATAAGAATGGGCCCGTTATTGTTGTTGACAA GTTCGGGGGTTGGCGGGCGTTAAGCTTTTGCGCTCTGAGTGCAGCCGGTGGCGGCGCTCGGAATCCAAATATACACGAACCGGGGGCAGAACACGCGACCCCTTGCTCGTCTGCCGATCTATACTGTGCGTGTGCGCTTCAAGCGCACGCACGATGCGTACACCATCACACCTATACGTCTACGTCCTCGCCCTTACCGCCGAGCGCGTTGCTGGCGTGCTATTGCGCGCTGGCTGCGTATACGCCCGGCTTGCACGATCGTAATAGCTGA
- the LOC125059416 gene encoding uncharacterized protein LOC125059416 isoform X2, whose product MYFQYTLGAIFIVFILCVHCDNAGINNEILEIYVPSAPQNLTANRVISDEIHLSWAPPSEYTVHILDSTVDRTTKHDELQVIPRTQADAPIEEPQPEKLKDYAYTLYNNDRLKYNDDFASDDYRNKRDIRSHRHRKRRQDNVTHEKIEVETHQAFELPIEVVKKSPPAKIDITQIAYVLYYEEGVAIRKGSSDSIFVAGVPTSDEIKRRNVFRSDLGMEDYLNATKNLTLLNTSGVPTKVVGFRLKNLKAFTPYKIWVRAFYNFQLTGVKSQDLLQRLGPQSTPLYVLSDVNPPSAPIILNLTCDLPNGILYLQWRQPLEYNNSLDLYVVTLRKLPEQQPRTRLKLPTNKDDIETTISVNVQLWNVTQYEVKIYAVTLSVARPDTFINGTESPPEQVSSEWCTAHSEAMSPEVGKAMRGANASVALLAAALMTVLAAGTAGVLYWRTRLSKCISAAYNYLEEGGERAARAPLNTYKKPVSRSSPPTGNNTGTGITAESVCGRPPRMAGAHCPLVRAQHFPSHVASLHADGDIGFSKEYEIVVAKSAALGHTSHHSYRPENRLKNRYLNITAYDHSRVCVSAGGRCGAAGCVGAGRGAVCDYVNANFIDGILPQLDEDTIRRIERRLERRNRPTRQPSVKASKPPPNLAEGIESAFLNIEFSGIVESDDQRDSDSETSDDEEQLDDVFVNINGAIRQIKLEWVVWKRRYIATQGPTPATLDAFWRMIWQHKVRTLVMITNLVERGRRKCDMYWPSGGRGSSAEFGGVHVTLLYEDVRAAYTIRHLRATPVVTEPGTEDSPDRQRHIVQYHYTVWPDHGTPRHPLAVLPFVKAAADPHTVLVHCSAGVGRTGTYIVIDAQLNQLKLTGTLSPLGFLCRARTQRNHLVQTEEQYVFVHDALLEYVRSGDTEVEFSKAREYLIKLLEPISDEELAVMDLNSTKTKSVHDLTVENDVTSVKSNSENKTEILENGSEMSLKTDEISEPSKSSDGQEKEVLVNGDESEGVYDLAPRSTDTYSKKMAAYNSMSDEEKEEIRRANRVENYALLERMRSLSNRQPTYRGPPPVNLLEKQYQLITRSCVEPSVCARAAHNAEKNRPGGFLPSDSARVMLVPKPGVEGSDYVNASWVCGRRRMREYAVAQHPGLGGELWRLLWDHTGQLVLMLPDENSSDCEVFWPTEDDRELFIANFRASFVSKETYVAHRRTEKKAETPSEPEINGYRRQEGSECADDERLIPENSPIQDGEHRYDRAELRLDSLNGSRDLSARKSIANGDLFSSLAEKKNGPKSPRSPSKMSLKNFKLSSPTKFKFPEWGARAGSPPDEAPPPPPIQPSLTVQEEMELHRPLYYFERTENTSHVPSDRVIEVTNVSVHSLQDDYQLSVKFIKCCGWLSGDTTDYSVNAPDDNEHVRGVRETSGSEREGALDRLIAPYKDSFGLIEFVAGCQMEYKNGPVIVVDKFGGWRALSFCALSAAGGGARNPNIHEPGAEHATPCSSADLYCACALQAHARCVHHHTYTSTSSPLPPSALLACYCALAAYTPGLHDRNS is encoded by the exons ttcCGTCCGCTCCGCAAAACCTCACAGCGAATAGAGTTATATCAGACGAAATACATCTGTCATGGGCCCCGCCATCCGAATACACAGTACACATTTTGGATTCCACCGTAGATCGAACCACAAAACACGACGAGTTGCAAGTCATACCCAGAACTCAGGCCGATGCCCCAATAGAAGAGCCGCAACCAGAAAAACTCAAAGACTATGCGTACACACTATACAACAACGACAGGCTCAAATACAACGATGACTTCGCATCAGACGACTATAGAAATAAGAGAGACATAAGATCACACAGACACAGAAAACGAAGGCAGGATAACGTAACTCATGAGAAAATTGAGGTTGAAACTCACCAAGCTTTTGAATTACCAATCGAAGTTGTCAAGAAGTCACCTCCGGCTAAAATTGATATAACTCAAATAGCGTACGTCCTGTATTACGAAGAAGGTGTCGCTATTCGGAAAGGGTCCAGCGATTCAATATTCGTAGCTGGTGTTCCGACGTCGGACGAGATTAAACGACGGAATGTGTTTAGAAGCGATCTTGGTATGGAGGATTATTTAAATGCGACGAAGAATCTTACGCTGTTGAATACGTCCGGTGTTCCCACTAAAGTTGTTGGGTTTCGATTGAAGAATTTGA AGGCCTTCACTCCATACAAGATATGGGTCCGTGCGTTCTACAACTTCCAACTGACTGGAGTCAAGTCTCAAGATCTCCTTCAACGCTTGGGTCCCCAGTCGACTCCGCTGTATGTCCTATCTGATGTGAATCCACCCTCAGCGCCCATTATACTAAATCTTACGTGTGATTTACCAAATG GCATACTTTACCTCCAATGGCGTCAACCCCTGGAGTACAATAACTCCCTGGATCTGTATGTGGTGACCCTCAGGAAGTTACCCGAGCAACAGCCTCGCACGAGACTCAAGTTACCCACCAACAAGGATGATATTGAGACCACGATCAGTGTT AATGTGCAGCTATGGAACGTAACACAGTACGAAGTGAAGATCTACGCGGTGACGCTGTCAGTCGCGCGTCCGGACACTTTCATCAATGGCACTGAATCACCGCCAGAg CAAGTATCGAGTGAGTGGTGTACTGCCCATTCTGAAGCCATGTCTCCCGAGGTGGGAAAGGCTATGCGCGGGGCTAATGCGTCCGTGGCACTACTCGCAGCCGCCCTCATGACAGTGTTAGCTGCCGGTACTGCTGGCGTGCTTTATTGGAG AACTCGTCTCAGCAAATGCATAAGTGCTGCTTACAATTACTTGGAGGAAGGGGGCGAAAGGGCAGCTCGGGCCCCACTCAATACTTATAAGAAACCAG tATCCCGTTCGTCCCCTCCAACAGGGAACAATACGGGCACCGGGATCACGGCAGAGAGCGTATGCGGACGTCCGCCTCGAATGGCGGGCGCACATTGTCCCTTAGTACGTGCACAGCATTTTCCCAGTCATGTGGCCTCGTTACATGCCGATGGAGATATCGGGTTTAG tAAAGAGTATGAGATCGTGGTAGCTAAATCCGCGGCTTTAGGCCACACTAGTCATCACAGCTACAGACCAGAAAACAGACtcaaaaatagatatttgAACATCACAGCCT ACGACCATTCGCGCGTATGCGTGTCGGCCGGCGGGCGTTGTGGGGCGGCGGGGTGCGTGGGCGCAGGTCGCGGAGCTGTTTGCGATTACGTCAACGCCAACTTCATCGATGGGATATTGCCTCAATTGGACGAAGACACAATAAGGCGGATCGAACGACGTCTGGAGAGGCGGAATAGACCTACCAG ACAACCATCAGTAAAAGCGTCAAAACCACCACCGAACCTGGCTGAGGGAATCGAGTCTGCCTTCCTAAATATTGAGTTCTCGGGCATTGTGGAGTCTGACGATCAAAGGGACTCTGACTCGGAGACCAGCGATGACGAAGAACAACTGGAtgatgtttttgttaatatta ATGGCGCGATACGACAAATAAAGCTGGAGTGGGTCGTCTGGAAGCGGCGCTACATCGCCACTCAAGGGCCGACTCCGGCCACTCTGGATGCCTTTTGGAGGATGATATGGCAGCACAAAGTCAGAACTCTGGTTATGATTACGAATCTCGTAGAGAGGGGCAGG cGAAAATGCGATATGTACTGGCCATCCGGGGGTCGGGGAAGTTCAGCAGAGTTTGGAGGAGTGCACGTTACGCTCCTGTATGAGGACGTACGCGCAGCGTATACTATACGGCATTTACGAGCAACGCCCGTG GTGACCGAGCCGGGAACGGAAGACAGTCCGGACAGACAGAGACACATAGTGCAGTACCATTACACGGTGTGGCCAGACCACGGTACGCCCAGACACCCGCTGGCCGTTTTGCCATTTGTTAAGGCCGCCGCAGATCCGCACACGGTGCTAGTCCATTGCAG CGCGGGCGTGGGCCGAACGGGCACGTACATAGTGATAGACGCACAATTGAACCAATTGAAGCTAACGGGAACTCTGTCCCCGCTGGGCTTCCTCTGCCGCGCACGCACACAACGAAACCATCTCGTACAAACGGAAGAGCAGTACGTATTCGTACACGACGCGCTCCTGGAGTACGTCCGGTCCGGCGACACCGAAGTCGAATTCTCGAAAGCCAGGGAATATCTCATCAAACTCCTGGAACCCATATCGGACGAGGAACTGGCGGTCATGGATCTAAATTCTACTAAAACCAAGAGCGTTCACGATTTGACCGTCGAAAACGACGTCACCAGCGTCAAATCGAATAGTGAAAATAAGACAGAAATTCTAGAGAATGGCAGCGAAATGTCTTTGAAAACTGACGAAATCAGCGAGCCGAGTAAATCGTCAGATGGCCAGGAGAAGGAGGTGCTGGTGAACGGGGACGAGAGCGAGGGAGTGTACGACTTGGCTCCGCGATCCACGGACACGTATAGTAAGAAAATGGCGGCTTACAATAGTATGAGTGACGAAGAGAAAGAGGAAATTAGGAG GGCGAATCGAGTGGAAAACTATGCACTGTTGGAACGAATGCGGTCGTTATCAAACCGGCAACCGACGTACCGAGGCCCACCTCCTGTCAATTTGTTGGAGAAACAGTATCAG CTTATAACCCGATCTTGTGTGGAACCAAGTGTATGCGCACGCGCAGCTCACAACGCTGAGAAGAATAGACCCGGTGGCTTTCTTCCTTCGGATTCGGCTAGAGTTATGCTCGTGCCCAAACCTGGGGTTgaag GCAGTGACTACGTGAATGCGTCGTGGGTTTGCGGCAGACGACGCATGCGGGAGTACGCAGTCGCCCAACATCCCGGGCTCGGCGGAGAGCTCTGGCGGCTTCTGTGGGACCACACCGGGCAGCTGGTGTTGATGCTGCCGGATGAAAATTCCTCG GACTGCGAAGTATTTTGGCCAACTGAAGATGATCGAGAATTGTTCATTGCTAACTTCCGAGCCAGTTTTGTGTCCAAGGAGACGTATGTGGCGCATCGACGAACAGAGAAAAAGGCAGAAACGCCGTCGGAACCGGAGATCAATGGATACCGGAGGCAAGAAGGGTCGGAATGCGCCGACGACGAACGATTAATCCCGGAGAATTCACCGATACAAGATGGAGAACACCGCTACGACAGAGCCGAATTACGCCTCGACTCGCTCAACGGAAGCAGAGATCTATCCGCAAGAAAGTCGATAGCCAATGGAGATCTGTTCTCGTCATTAGCGGAAAAGAAAAACGGCCCTAAATCCCCTCGCAGCCCTTCCAAAATGTCCCTAAAGAACTTCAAGTTGAGCTCCCCGACGAAGTTCAAGTTTCCCGAATGGGGGGCGAGAGCCGGCTCTCCGCCCGACGAAGCCCCTCCTCCTCCTCCGATTCAGCCTTCCCTCACGGTGCAGGAGGAGATGGAACTCCACAGGCCGCTTTACTACTTCGAAAGAACGGAAAACACCAGTCACGTGCCATCGGACAGAGTGATAGAAGTGACTAACGTTAGTGTGCACTCGTTGCAGGACGATTATCAACTAAGTGTGAAGTTTATTAAGTGTTGTGGTTGGTTAAGCGGGGATACGACGGACTACAGTGTTAACGCCCCGGACGATAACGAACACGTGCGCGGAGTGAGAGAGACGAGCGGGAGCGAAAGGGAGGGAGCGTTGGATAGGTTGATAGCGCCTTACAAGGATTCCTTCGGGTTGATTGAATTCGTTGCCGGATGCCAGATGGAGTATAAGAATGGGCCCGTTATTGTTGTTGACAA GTTCGGGGGTTGGCGGGCGTTAAGCTTTTGCGCTCTGAGTGCAGCCGGTGGCGGCGCTCGGAATCCAAATATACACGAACCGGGGGCAGAACACGCGACCCCTTGCTCGTCTGCCGATCTATACTGTGCGTGTGCGCTTCAAGCGCACGCACGATGCGTACACCATCACACCTATACGTCTACGTCCTCGCCCTTACCGCCGAGCGCGTTGCTGGCGTGCTATTGCGCGCTGGCTGCGTATACGCCCGGCTTGCACGATCGTAATAGCTGA